A genome region from Mugil cephalus isolate CIBA_MC_2020 chromosome 13, CIBA_Mcephalus_1.1, whole genome shotgun sequence includes the following:
- the strn gene encoding striatin isoform X1, which yields MDEQAGPGVFFNNNNNSVLPGGGKGPLPDGDAGEAARAQYSIPGILHFLQHEWARFEVERAQWEVERAELQAQIAFLQGERKGQENLKNDLVRRIKMLEFALKQERAKYHKLKYGTELNQGDMKPPSYDSDEANENETSGSLNNQLSWKQGRQLLRQYLQEVGYTDTILDVKSQRVRALLGLAGDGSGRTAERMSTEPLVNGTDTTKVTRGKAELSDTSAVLEAFKFIENVPAFISDEDDEDDSEGKDRTNVESRTILRKKPPSSTLPASMDTSEDPDTEEALKGFDFLSSPDEMDTTPESRGTGDGTDWDKDEQGPISESWDVDPSLITKLKEQYRKERKGKKGVKRPNRSKLQDMLANLRDAEDLSHMQPPSTPQSRPSVGRFNEHEENRTDEVEAMTFPPTSVKSFIMNTDEAMESELGLGELAGLTVANEADSLAYDIGNNKDAMRKTWNPKFTLRSHFDGIRALTFHPVEPVLVTASEDHTLKMWNLQKTAPAKKSTSLDVEPIYTFRAHRGAVLSVVMSTTGEQCFSGGVDGTIQCWNTPNPNIDPYDSYDPSVLRGALSGHTDSVWGLVYSSAHQRLLSCSADGTVRLWDANTTSPALAVFNENKKMGVPSSVDLVCSEPAHLVTSFTNGQIGLFNMETRQLVLSLESNLEPGTPCQINKVLSHPTLPITITAQEDRHIKFFDNNSGKLIHSMVAHLDAVTSLAVDPNGLYLMSGSHDCSIRLWNLESKTCIQEFTAHRKKFEESIHDVAFHPSKCYIASAGADALAKVFV from the exons ATGGACGAACAGGCGGGGCCCGGCGTGTTctttaacaacaataacaactctGTTTTACCCGGCGGTGGGAAAGGACCGCTGCCCGATGGCGACGCTGGGGAGGCGGCTAGGGCGCAGTACAGTATCCCGGGGATCTTGCACTTCCTGCAGCACGAATGGGCCCGTTTCGAAGTAGAAAGAGCACAATGGGAGGTGGAGCGGGCCGAAttgcag gcCCAAATCGCCTTCCTACAAGGGGAGAGGAAAGGCCAGGAAAATCTAAAGAACGACCTTGTCAGGAGGATCAAAATGCTGGAGTTTGCCCTGAAGCAAGAGAG AGCAAAATACCATAAGTTAAAGTATGGGACGGAGCTGAATCAAGGCGACATGAAGCCTCCGAGCTACGACTCCG atgaGGCCAATGAGAACGAGACTTCTGGCTCACTCAACAATCAGCTGTCCTGGAAACAAGGCCGTCAGCTCCTCAGACA GTACCTGCAAGAGGTGGGCTACACAGACACCATCTTAGATGTGAAGTCCCAGCGAGTCCGGGCGCTGCTGGGACTAGCCGGGGACGGAAGTGGGAGGACAGCCGAGCGGATGAGCACTGAGCCTTTGGTCAACGGGACGGACACAACAAAAGTCACCAGAGG GAAAGCTGAGCTCTCTGACACCAGTGCCGTCCTGGAGGCTTTCAAGTTCATTGAGAACGTACCCGCCTTCATCAGCGATGAAGACGATGAAGACGATAGCGAGGGCAAGGACAGGACCAACGTGGAGTCCAGAACG ATCCTGAGGAAGAAGCCTCCGTCGTCAACGTTGCCGGCCAGCATGGACACCAGCGAGGACCCCGACACAGAGGAGGCGCTGAAGGGCTTTGACTTCCTGTCCAGCCCAGACGAGATGGACACCACGCCGGAGTCCCGAGGCACTGGTGATGGCACAGACTGGG ACAAGGACGAGCAAGGTCCCATTTCTGAGTCCTGGGATGTGGACCCGAGCCTGATAACCAAACTCAAGGAGCAGTACAGAAAGGAGCGCAAGGGGAAAAAGGGGGTGAAGA GGCCCAACCGGTCCAAGCTGCAGGACATGCTGGCTAACCTGAGAGACGCCGAGGACCTGTCCCACATGCAGCCTCCATCCACGCCCCAGTCCCGACCCAGCGTCGGCCGGTTCAACGAGCACGAGGAGAACCGGACGGATGAAG TTGAGGCGATGACTTTCCCGCCCACCTCAGTTAAGTCGTTCATCATGAACACAGACGAGGCCATGGAGAGCGAGCTCGGCCTGGGGGAGCTGGCTGGATTAACCGTGGCCAACGAGGCCGACAGTCTGGCATATGAC ATTGGCAACAACAAGGATGCCATGAGAAAAACGTGGAACCCCAAGTTCACTCTGCGGAGTCATTTCGACGGGATCCGTGCTCTGACCTTCCACCCGGTGGAGCCCGTCCTCGTCACCGCTTCAGAGGACCACACTCTCAAAATGTGGAACCTGCAAAAGACTGCTCCTGCCAAAAA GAGTACGTCCTTAGATGTGGAACCGATCTACACTTTCAGGGctcacag GGGTGCGGTACTGAGTGTGGTGATGAGCACTACGGGGGAGCAGTGTTTCAGTGGAGGCGTTGATGGGACCATACAATGCTGGAACACCCCCAACCCCAACATCGACCCCTACGACTCCTACG aCCCTTCGGTGCTGCGCGGGGCTTTGAGTGGACACACTGACTCGGTTTGGGGTTTGGTGTACAGCAGCGCACATCAGCGCCTCCTCTCTTGCTCTGCAGACGGGACCGTGAGACTGTGGGACGCCAACACCACCTCCCCAGCCCTCGCAGTattcaatgaaaacaaaa AGATGGGCGTTCCCTCTTCAGTGGACCTGGTGTGCAGTGAACCAGCTCATCTGGTCACATCCTTCACAAACGGCCAGATTGGCCTCTTCAACATGGAGACCCGTCAGCTGGTCCTCAGTCTGGAGTCCAATTTGGAGCCAG GCACTCCCTGCCAGATCAATAAGGTCCTCAGCCACCCCACCCTGCCCATCACCATCACCGCACAGGAGGACAGACACATCAAGTTCTTTGACAACAACAGCGGGAAGCTGATCCACTCCATGGTGGCTCACCTGGACGCTGTCACCAGCTTAGCTGTGGACCCTAATGGACTTTATCTCATGTCGGGCA GTCACGACTGCTCCATCCGCCTGTGGAACCTGGAGAGTAAAACCTGCATCCAGGAGTTCACGGCTCACAGAAAGAAGTTCGAGGAATCGATCCACGATGTGGCATTTCATCCGTCTAAGTGCTACATCGCCAGCGCCGGTGCAGACGCCCTCGCGAAGGTGTTTGTATGA
- the strn gene encoding striatin isoform X2, giving the protein MDEQAGPGVFFNNNNNSVLPGGGKGPLPDGDAGEAARAQYSIPGILHFLQHEWARFEVERAQWEVERAELQAQIAFLQGERKGQENLKNDLVRRIKMLEFALKQERAKYHKLKYGTELNQGDMKPPSYDSDEANENETSGSLNNQLSWKQGRQLLRQYLQEVGYTDTILDVKSQRVRALLGLAGDGSGRTAERMSTEPLVNGTDTTKVTRGKAELSDTSAVLEAFKFIENVPAFISDEDDEDDSEGKDRTNVESRTILRKKPPSSTLPASMDTSEDPDTEEALKGFDFLSSPDEMDTTPESRGTGDGTDWGPNRSKLQDMLANLRDAEDLSHMQPPSTPQSRPSVGRFNEHEENRTDEVEAMTFPPTSVKSFIMNTDEAMESELGLGELAGLTVANEADSLAYDIGNNKDAMRKTWNPKFTLRSHFDGIRALTFHPVEPVLVTASEDHTLKMWNLQKTAPAKKSTSLDVEPIYTFRAHRGAVLSVVMSTTGEQCFSGGVDGTIQCWNTPNPNIDPYDSYDPSVLRGALSGHTDSVWGLVYSSAHQRLLSCSADGTVRLWDANTTSPALAVFNENKKMGVPSSVDLVCSEPAHLVTSFTNGQIGLFNMETRQLVLSLESNLEPGTPCQINKVLSHPTLPITITAQEDRHIKFFDNNSGKLIHSMVAHLDAVTSLAVDPNGLYLMSGSHDCSIRLWNLESKTCIQEFTAHRKKFEESIHDVAFHPSKCYIASAGADALAKVFV; this is encoded by the exons ATGGACGAACAGGCGGGGCCCGGCGTGTTctttaacaacaataacaactctGTTTTACCCGGCGGTGGGAAAGGACCGCTGCCCGATGGCGACGCTGGGGAGGCGGCTAGGGCGCAGTACAGTATCCCGGGGATCTTGCACTTCCTGCAGCACGAATGGGCCCGTTTCGAAGTAGAAAGAGCACAATGGGAGGTGGAGCGGGCCGAAttgcag gcCCAAATCGCCTTCCTACAAGGGGAGAGGAAAGGCCAGGAAAATCTAAAGAACGACCTTGTCAGGAGGATCAAAATGCTGGAGTTTGCCCTGAAGCAAGAGAG AGCAAAATACCATAAGTTAAAGTATGGGACGGAGCTGAATCAAGGCGACATGAAGCCTCCGAGCTACGACTCCG atgaGGCCAATGAGAACGAGACTTCTGGCTCACTCAACAATCAGCTGTCCTGGAAACAAGGCCGTCAGCTCCTCAGACA GTACCTGCAAGAGGTGGGCTACACAGACACCATCTTAGATGTGAAGTCCCAGCGAGTCCGGGCGCTGCTGGGACTAGCCGGGGACGGAAGTGGGAGGACAGCCGAGCGGATGAGCACTGAGCCTTTGGTCAACGGGACGGACACAACAAAAGTCACCAGAGG GAAAGCTGAGCTCTCTGACACCAGTGCCGTCCTGGAGGCTTTCAAGTTCATTGAGAACGTACCCGCCTTCATCAGCGATGAAGACGATGAAGACGATAGCGAGGGCAAGGACAGGACCAACGTGGAGTCCAGAACG ATCCTGAGGAAGAAGCCTCCGTCGTCAACGTTGCCGGCCAGCATGGACACCAGCGAGGACCCCGACACAGAGGAGGCGCTGAAGGGCTTTGACTTCCTGTCCAGCCCAGACGAGATGGACACCACGCCGGAGTCCCGAGGCACTGGTGATGGCACAGACTGGG GGCCCAACCGGTCCAAGCTGCAGGACATGCTGGCTAACCTGAGAGACGCCGAGGACCTGTCCCACATGCAGCCTCCATCCACGCCCCAGTCCCGACCCAGCGTCGGCCGGTTCAACGAGCACGAGGAGAACCGGACGGATGAAG TTGAGGCGATGACTTTCCCGCCCACCTCAGTTAAGTCGTTCATCATGAACACAGACGAGGCCATGGAGAGCGAGCTCGGCCTGGGGGAGCTGGCTGGATTAACCGTGGCCAACGAGGCCGACAGTCTGGCATATGAC ATTGGCAACAACAAGGATGCCATGAGAAAAACGTGGAACCCCAAGTTCACTCTGCGGAGTCATTTCGACGGGATCCGTGCTCTGACCTTCCACCCGGTGGAGCCCGTCCTCGTCACCGCTTCAGAGGACCACACTCTCAAAATGTGGAACCTGCAAAAGACTGCTCCTGCCAAAAA GAGTACGTCCTTAGATGTGGAACCGATCTACACTTTCAGGGctcacag GGGTGCGGTACTGAGTGTGGTGATGAGCACTACGGGGGAGCAGTGTTTCAGTGGAGGCGTTGATGGGACCATACAATGCTGGAACACCCCCAACCCCAACATCGACCCCTACGACTCCTACG aCCCTTCGGTGCTGCGCGGGGCTTTGAGTGGACACACTGACTCGGTTTGGGGTTTGGTGTACAGCAGCGCACATCAGCGCCTCCTCTCTTGCTCTGCAGACGGGACCGTGAGACTGTGGGACGCCAACACCACCTCCCCAGCCCTCGCAGTattcaatgaaaacaaaa AGATGGGCGTTCCCTCTTCAGTGGACCTGGTGTGCAGTGAACCAGCTCATCTGGTCACATCCTTCACAAACGGCCAGATTGGCCTCTTCAACATGGAGACCCGTCAGCTGGTCCTCAGTCTGGAGTCCAATTTGGAGCCAG GCACTCCCTGCCAGATCAATAAGGTCCTCAGCCACCCCACCCTGCCCATCACCATCACCGCACAGGAGGACAGACACATCAAGTTCTTTGACAACAACAGCGGGAAGCTGATCCACTCCATGGTGGCTCACCTGGACGCTGTCACCAGCTTAGCTGTGGACCCTAATGGACTTTATCTCATGTCGGGCA GTCACGACTGCTCCATCCGCCTGTGGAACCTGGAGAGTAAAACCTGCATCCAGGAGTTCACGGCTCACAGAAAGAAGTTCGAGGAATCGATCCACGATGTGGCATTTCATCCGTCTAAGTGCTACATCGCCAGCGCCGGTGCAGACGCCCTCGCGAAGGTGTTTGTATGA